Genomic segment of Patescibacteria group bacterium:
TAATTAGGAGTTGGAAATTGGATTTTAGCACTAGGAATAAGGATATAATAAATGGAAACAAGTTTGTTATAGTAGATGTTTCGGATCCAGATCAAATAGCCTCTTTTGTTAGGGAGGACGAAATTGTAGAGATATTTGACCACCATTTTGGTTTTGAAGATTATTGGAAGCGAAAACTAGGTAATAGTTCTCATATAGAGGCTGTTGGAGCTTGCGCAACTTTGATTTGGGAGGAATATGGGCGAAGAAATAAACGGACGGTAGTTAGTAAAGATAGCGCTAATTTACTTTATACGGCAATAATTTCAAACACCTTGAATTTCCGTTCTTCCGTTACAACCAGTAGGGACAAAAAAGCTTTTTCTGAACTTGAGAAGTATACCCGTTTACCAAATAAGTGGATTGAGATTTATTTCAGAGAGCGGGAGAAATACATATGGTCTAATCCTATTAAGGTGATAAGAGAAGATACAAAAATTACGCATTTTCCTAATTTAGGTTTCGAGTTGGCGATTGGACAAGTAG
This window contains:
- a CDS encoding DHH family phosphoesterase; the encoded protein is MSITVVTAGKGFIDIDALSCGVAYSELLNKEGKTAIAFLPAPFNYSITTLIRSWKLDFSTRNKDIINGNKFVIVDVSDPDQIASFVREDEIVEIFDHHFGFEDYWKRKLGNSSHIEAVGACATLIWEEYGRRNKRTVVSKDSANLLYTAIISNTLNFRSSVTTSRDKKAFSELEKYTRLPNKWIEIYFREREKYIWSNPIKVIREDTKITHFPNLGFELAIGQVELWDSKKFLSGAIDEIRTALKMYNNPYWFLTSPSICEGKNYIYSESSKVKELLEKVIGARFNGYFGQTDKLWLRKEILRLLLQEKKRD